A segment of the Bacillus pseudomycoides genome:
AGTAATCAAACAACTCGATGCATTGTTAACCGGCGAATCGAATGTAGTCGCAAATTTAGCAAATGCATCTGCACTACTAAATCAATTTTTAGAGCGTATTAATTGGGTTGGCTTTTATGTAACAGAAGGAAATCAACTTGTACTGGGGCCATTTCAAGGAATACCTGCGTGCGTTCGCATCCCATATGGACGCGGTGTTTGCGGCGCAGCAGCTGAAACAAAAACAACCCAACTTGTTGCAGATGTTCATCAATTTCCAGGTCATATCGCTTGTGATAGCGCCTCTAATTCTGAAATTGTTGTACCAATTATCAAAGAAGGTAACGTCATTGGTGTGTTAGATATCGATAGTCCTGAAAAAAATCGCTTCGATGAAGTAGATCAACACTACTTAGAAAAATTTGTGGAAACGCTCCTAAAACATATGTAAAAGATAAGAGCCACCGATTTCATAGATCGATGGCTCATTTTTTATTCTCCGTTCACATGGGAAAATGTATTCGATAGCTTCTGTAGTGCATGTGCTAAATCTAGGGCAATATCCTCCCACGCTTCTAATCCAACAGATAGGCGTATTAAATTATCAAAAATGCCCATTTCATGGCGTACTTCTGCTGGAATAACAGCATGTGTCATCGTTGCTGGATGCTGCACTAATGTCTCTGTATCTCCAAGACTTACCGCAATTGTAATAAAATTCAACTCATTCATAAATGCCTGTGCTTCTTCTTTTCCGCCTTTAATCGTAAATGAAATCACACCGCCCCCGCGCTTCATTTGAGAAGATGCAATTTCTCCTTCTGGATACCATACCGATTCAATACTTTCGTGATTTTTCAAAAACTCTACCACTTTTTCCGCATTATCACAGTGCCGATCCATTCGTACAGCTAGCGTCTTTAAGCCGCGAAGCAAGAGCCATGCATCAAAAGGCGCCATAATTCCGCCAATATCTTTTCGAATCGGGCGAATTTGTTCAGCTAGCTCCTTCGTTTTACAAACCGTCACACCCGCAACAACATCTCCATGTCCACCAATATATTTTGTCGCACTGTGAAGAACAACATCACATCCAAGTGTAAGAGGCGTTTGTAAATAAGGTGAACAAAATGTATTATCAACAACGACAAGCAGTTCATTTTGTTTTGCAACTTTAATAACCTTTTCTAAATCGATGAGCTTCATTGTCGGATTAATGGGCGTTTCAACAAATATCAACTTTGTATTTGGACGCATACTTGCCTGAATCTCTTCTTCTGTTTCCATATCACATAATGAATGGGTAATCATAAACTTCTCTTCTAACACTTCCAAAAAACCGTACGTACATCCATACAAACCGTTTGAACAAATGATATGATCCCCAGCACGTAAAAATGCGAGAAGTGTCGCCGAAATTGCGGCCATTCCAGAACCGAACGCTAACGCCGATTCTCCCCCTTCTAAAATAGCCATACGCTCCTCAAACAATTCCACAGTCGGATTTCCAAGTCTTGAATAAATGTAAGATGGATCCTGCCCAGCGAAACTTGCTTCTCCTTGCTGCGCTGTTTCAAATGTATACGTTGAAGTTTGAAATAGCGGTGGCGTTAAACTCCCTTTATGCATCTTGGAATCATACCCGTGATGAATCAGCGCTGTTTCTATCTGTTTCTTTTTCATACAAACATCCCCCTTATATTTCTATTTTATGTAAGCGTTTTCTATCTGTTGCTATCCTTTCTTTCATACCGCTTTGAATTCCTTCTTGCAATTCC
Coding sequences within it:
- a CDS encoding GAF domain-containing protein; the protein is MFTKESYAGSREQQYETVIKQLDALLTGESNVVANLANASALLNQFLERINWVGFYVTEGNQLVLGPFQGIPACVRIPYGRGVCGAAAETKTTQLVADVHQFPGHIACDSASNSEIVVPIIKEGNVIGVLDIDSPEKNRFDEVDQHYLEKFVETLLKHM
- the megL gene encoding methionine gamma-lyase; translated protein: MKKKQIETALIHHGYDSKMHKGSLTPPLFQTSTYTFETAQQGEASFAGQDPSYIYSRLGNPTVELFEERMAILEGGESALAFGSGMAAISATLLAFLRAGDHIICSNGLYGCTYGFLEVLEEKFMITHSLCDMETEEEIQASMRPNTKLIFVETPINPTMKLIDLEKVIKVAKQNELLVVVDNTFCSPYLQTPLTLGCDVVLHSATKYIGGHGDVVAGVTVCKTKELAEQIRPIRKDIGGIMAPFDAWLLLRGLKTLAVRMDRHCDNAEKVVEFLKNHESIESVWYPEGEIASSQMKRGGGVISFTIKGGKEEAQAFMNELNFITIAVSLGDTETLVQHPATMTHAVIPAEVRHEMGIFDNLIRLSVGLEAWEDIALDLAHALQKLSNTFSHVNGE